A single window of Bos javanicus breed banteng chromosome 19, ARS-OSU_banteng_1.0, whole genome shotgun sequence DNA harbors:
- the CDC42EP4 gene encoding cdc42 effector protein 4 has protein sequence MPILKQLVSSSVHSKRRSRVDLTAEMISAPLGDFRHTMHVGRAGDAFGDTSFLNSKAGELDGESVDEQAPSSSSSSKRSLLSRKFRASKRSQSVTRSDREQRDVLGSLRDSALFVKNAMSLPQLNEKEAAEKGSSKLPKSLSSSPVKKASAEGSLEEAAPPRNGAAAPHSPDPLLEEQAFGDLADLPMVPKASFGLKHAESIMSFHIDLGPSMLGDVLSVMDKGGEWEPEGAPDDGGYHGDGDPAAIPASAPRAAGQEGEGGPDVPSRALQDEGWAAAAAPSPGSARSAGSHTTRDSSSLSSCTSGVLEERSPAFRGPERAPAALPAQPPDPEFSFMDEEEEDEIRV, from the coding sequence ATGCCGATCCTCAAGCAGCTGGTGTCCAGCTCGGTGCACTCCAAGCGCCGCTCGCGGGTGGACCTCACGGCCGAGATGATCAGCGCCCCGCTGGGCGACTTCCGCCACACCATGCACGTGGGCCGGGCAGGGGACGCCTTCGGGGACACCTCCTTCCTCAACAGCAAGGCCGGGGAGCTGGACGGCGAGTCTGTGGATGAGCAGGCCCcgtcctcctcctcgtcctctAAGCGCAGCCTCCTGTCCCGCAAGTTCCGGGCCAGCAAGCGGTCCCAGTCGGTGACCCGGAGCGACAGGGAGCAGCGGGACGTGCTGGGCTCCCTGCGGGACTCGGCCCTCTTCGTCAAGAACGCCATGTCCCTGCCGCAGCTGAACGAGAAGGAGGCCGCAGAGAAGGGCTCCAGCAAGCTGCCCAAGAGCCTGTCGTCCAGCCCCGTGAAAAAGGCCAGCGCAGAGGgcagcctggaggaggcagcGCCTCCGCGGAACGGGGCCGCCGCCCCGCACTCCCCAGACCCACTCCTGGAGGAGCAGGCCTTCGGGGACCTAGCGGATCTGCCCATGGTGCCCAAGGCCAGCTTCGGGCTGAAGCATGCCGAGTCCATCATGTCCTTTCACATCGACCTGGGGCCCTCCATGCTGGGCGATGTGCTCAGCGTCATGGACAAAGGGGGCGAGTGGGAGCCGGAGGGGGCACCGGATGATGGCGGTTACCATGGCGACGGGGACCCAGCCGCCATCCCGGCCTCGGCGCCCCGAGCGGCAGGGCAGGAAGGTGAGGGGGGCCCAGACGTGCCCTCCCGCGCCCTGCAGGATGAGGGCTGGGCGGCGGCggcagcccccagccccggcTCGGCCCGCAGCGCGGGCAGCCACACCACGCGGGACAGCAGCTCGCTGTCTAGCTGCACGTCGGGCGTCCTGGAGGAGCGTAGCCCAGCCTTCCGGGGGCCGGAACGCGCCCCGGCCGCTCTCCCTGCACAGCCGCCGGACCCCGAGTTCTCCTTTatggacgaggaggaggaggacgagaTCCGGGTGTGA